The Actinocorallia herbida DNA window AGCCGGGAGAGCTCCTCGTCGTCGATGAGGTCGTACGGTGGACAGGTGACGGCCGCAAGGCTCCCGCCCTCGGGCGGGGTGTACCGCACACCGTGGATCGGGGCCAGGACGAGGCCCTGGCGAAGGTCGAATCCGTCCATGCTGGGGCATGGTACGGAGAGACGCGTATCGGAGGTGCACACGTTGGTTCAAAGTTCAGGAGAGAACAGGGATTCCCGCCGGACGCAAGAGGGAGGCGGGGAGGACGTCTACGACCTGTACTCGCGGGGACTGAAGCTGCTCTCCTCGGGCAGCCCCGCCGCTGCGGTGCAGCTGCTCTCCCGTGCGGCGGAAGCCGAGCCGCAGTCTCCCAGCATCCGCGAAGCCCTGGGCCGGGCCCTGTTCGGCGCCCGGCACTACGAGGAGGCCGCCGACTGCTTCCGCTCGATCATCGAGGAGAATCCGGCGGAGGACTTCGCCCTCTTCGGCCTCGGCCTGTCGCTGAGCCGGATGGGCCTGTTCCACGCCGCGGCCGAGCATCTGGCGCTGGCCGTCGCCATGCGGCCGGAGAACAAGGACTACGCCTCAGCCCTGCGGCATGTCCGCGCGACCCTCGACTCCCGGAGATGACCCCCGCATGCTGATCGACTCTTATGACGTCGCCCTGCTCGACCTCGACGGGGTCGTCTACCGGGGCCACCACCCGATCGAGAACGCCGCGGACTCCCTGGCGAAGGCGCGGGCGCAAGGGATGCGGCTCGCCTATGTGACGAACAACGCCTCGCGCACGCCGAGCGCGGTGGCGGAGCTGCTGACGGGCCTGGGCATCCCGACCCGGGAGGCGGACGTGGTGACCTCGTCGCAGGCGGCGGCGCGCCTTCTGTCGGAAAGGCTGTCCCCGGGGGCGAAGGTGCTGGTGGTCGGCGGTACGGCGCTGCGTCACGCGCTCTACGCGTACGGGCTGAGGCCGGTCTCCACCTTCGCCGAGAAGCCCGAGGCCGTGGTGCAGGGCTTCACCCCGGACCTGTCTTACGGGCTCATCGCGCAGGGAGCCCAGGCCGTCCTGGACGGGGCCCTGTTCGTCGCCTCCAACGGGGACCTGACGATCTCCGCGCCTTATGGCCCGAACCGGCCGGGCAACGGCTCCCTCGTCAAGGTGATCGAGAACGCGACGGGCGTCGCCCCGATCGTCACCGGGAAGCCGGAGATCTCCCTGCACCGCGAGAGCATCCTGCGGACGGGTGCCGAAAGGCCCCTCGTCGTGGGCGACCGCCTGGACACCGACATAGAAGGCGCCGTCAACGGCGGCGCGGACAGCCTGCTCGTCTTCACCGGCGTGACCGACCCGCTCATGGCGCTCACCGCGGAGCCCCGCCACCGGGCGACGTACCTGGCCCCGGATCTCACCGGCCTGCTCGTCGACCACCCCGGGGTCGTCGAGGACGGCGGCCGCTACGCGT harbors:
- a CDS encoding HAD-IIA family hydrolase, giving the protein MLIDSYDVALLDLDGVVYRGHHPIENAADSLAKARAQGMRLAYVTNNASRTPSAVAELLTGLGIPTREADVVTSSQAAARLLSERLSPGAKVLVVGGTALRHALYAYGLRPVSTFAEKPEAVVQGFTPDLSYGLIAQGAQAVLDGALFVASNGDLTISAPYGPNRPGNGSLVKVIENATGVAPIVTGKPEISLHRESILRTGAERPLVVGDRLDTDIEGAVNGGADSLLVFTGVTDPLMALTAEPRHRATYLAPDLTGLLVDHPGVVEDGGRYACAGWTAAWDGGAVALSGEGDPWHGLRALAAAAWRAPEPAAPEAVRGALDVLGLA
- a CDS encoding tetratricopeptide repeat protein, translating into MVQSSGENRDSRRTQEGGGEDVYDLYSRGLKLLSSGSPAAAVQLLSRAAEAEPQSPSIREALGRALFGARHYEEAADCFRSIIEENPAEDFALFGLGLSLSRMGLFHAAAEHLALAVAMRPENKDYASALRHVRATLDSRR